One genomic window of Campylobacter curvus includes the following:
- a CDS encoding 4Fe-4S dicluster domain-containing protein, with the protein MKRRAFYFDMTSCIGCKTCQIACKDKNDLDIGTLFRKVVSFETGVFPDVRIYHYSTSCNHCENPKCVEGCPTRAMHISEDLSVQHDASKCIGCKYCIWNCPYGVPQFSKKTGLVSKCNMCQDLLDIGQDPACVDACIMRCLTIVDTEDTNRSENLTKDLPILPNSQITHPSVYIKPKPQAFDSSFSKKEY; encoded by the coding sequence ATGAAAAGAAGAGCCTTTTATTTTGATATGACAAGCTGTATCGGCTGCAAGACATGCCAGATAGCGTGCAAAGACAAAAACGATCTTGATATAGGAACTTTATTTAGAAAAGTAGTAAGCTTTGAGACCGGAGTCTTTCCAGATGTCAGAATTTATCACTACAGCACATCTTGCAACCACTGCGAAAATCCAAAATGTGTCGAAGGCTGCCCTACAAGAGCTATGCATATAAGCGAGGATCTTAGCGTCCAACATGATGCTTCAAAATGTATAGGATGCAAGTATTGCATTTGGAACTGCCCTTATGGCGTCCCGCAATTTTCCAAAAAAACAGGGCTAGTAAGCAAATGCAATATGTGTCAAGACCTGCTTGATATTGGTCAAGATCCAGCTTGCGTCGATGCTTGTATAATGCGTTGTCTAACGATAGTAGATACCGAAGATACGAATAGAAGCGAAAATTTAACCAAGGACTTGCCTATCTTGCCAAATTCGCAGATAACACATCCAAGCGTTTATATAAAGCCTAAACCACAGGCATTTGATAGCTCGTTTAGCAAGAAGGAGTATTAA
- the pyrE gene encoding orotate phosphoribosyltransferase produces MDLERIYRDAGAYLKGHFLLTSGNHSQFYLQSAKVLEDPQLAGRLADELARIIAAHGVEFDSVCSPALGGILAGYELARAAKKRFIFTERVDKVMTLRRGFEVKKGERFIVCEDIITTGGSALEAANIIKGLGGEVVGFAALANRGFCSLANLKNEAKSNCKLPSDVPLFALGNFEFEIYAPENCPLCASGSQAIKPGSRGN; encoded by the coding sequence ATGGATCTAGAGCGAATTTACCGCGATGCGGGCGCGTATTTGAAAGGACATTTCTTACTAACGAGCGGCAACCACTCGCAGTTTTACTTGCAAAGTGCAAAAGTGCTCGAAGATCCGCAGCTGGCAGGACGTTTGGCAGATGAGCTGGCACGGATCATAGCGGCGCATGGCGTGGAATTCGACAGCGTTTGCTCGCCTGCTTTGGGTGGAATTTTAGCCGGCTACGAGCTCGCACGAGCGGCGAAAAAGAGGTTCATATTTACAGAGCGAGTCGATAAAGTGATGACGCTTAGGCGTGGATTTGAGGTCAAAAAAGGCGAGCGTTTCATCGTCTGCGAGGACATCATAACCACAGGCGGCTCGGCGCTAGAGGCCGCAAACATAATCAAAGGCCTAGGCGGCGAGGTCGTGGGCTTTGCAGCGCTTGCAAACAGAGGCTTTTGCTCCTTGGCAAATTTAAAAAACGAAGCGAAATCAAACTGCAAACTGCCAAGCGATGTGCCACTCTTTGCTCTGGGAAATTTTGAATTCGAGATCTACGCGCCTGAAAACTGCCCGTTGTGCGCGAGCGGGAGCCAAGCGATAAAGCCCGGCAGTCGCGGAAACTGA
- the frr gene encoding ribosome recycling factor has product MLNDVYAAQKDGCEKAIASLKRDFTTLRTGKVNISILDHVMVDYYGSMTPLNQVATVLASDASTISITPWEKSMIKTISGAIQAANIGVNPNSDGECVKLFFPPMTIEQRQENAKHAKAMGEKAKVSVRNVRKDANDEVKKLEKDKAITEDESKKGQDEVQKITDGYVAKIDALVKEKEAELLKV; this is encoded by the coding sequence ATGCTAAATGATGTTTATGCGGCCCAAAAGGACGGCTGCGAAAAGGCGATCGCTTCGCTAAAGCGCGATTTCACGACGCTTAGAACAGGCAAGGTAAATATAAGTATCCTAGATCACGTCATGGTCGATTATTACGGCTCGATGACTCCGCTAAATCAAGTAGCCACCGTGCTTGCCAGCGACGCTTCTACGATCAGCATCACGCCTTGGGAAAAGAGCATGATAAAGACGATCTCAGGCGCGATCCAAGCGGCAAATATCGGTGTCAACCCAAACAGCGACGGTGAATGCGTGAAGCTGTTTTTCCCTCCGATGACTATCGAGCAACGCCAAGAAAACGCCAAACACGCAAAGGCGATGGGCGAAAAAGCCAAAGTAAGCGTCAGAAATGTCCGCAAAGACGCAAACGACGAGGTCAAAAAGCTTGAAAAAGATAAAGCCATAACCGAGGACGAGAGCAAAAAAGGACAAGATGAGGTTCAAAAGATAACTGACGGCTATGTCGCCAAGATCGATGCTCTCGTAAAAGAAAAAGAGGCCGAACTACTAAAGGTCTAA
- the secG gene encoding preprotein translocase subunit SecG codes for MSLIFLILQFILAVVITISVLLQKSSSIGLGAYSGSNESLFGAKGPAGFLAKFTFVVGILFILNTLTLGYLYNKDMKRSLIDSVDTNSLVAPKPAEPSEPSVPSVPSAPQTPAK; via the coding sequence GTGAGTTTGATTTTTCTGATCTTACAATTCATCCTGGCAGTAGTCATAACCATATCTGTCTTACTTCAAAAGAGCTCATCTATCGGACTTGGCGCGTATAGCGGCAGCAACGAAAGCCTCTTTGGCGCAAAGGGTCCGGCCGGATTTTTAGCTAAATTTACCTTTGTCGTAGGCATACTTTTTATACTAAACACCTTGACGCTGGGCTATCTTTACAACAAAGATATGAAACGCTCTTTGATCGACAGCGTCGATACGAATTCGTTAGTCGCGCCAAAACCTGCAGAGCCTAGCGAACCGTCAGTGCCGTCAGTGCCGAGCGCTCCGCAAACTCCAGCCAAATAA
- a CDS encoding Bax inhibitor-1/YccA family protein: MSLYDRNYANENSRENEREVAYPQSSLSTFIKQTYQLFAASLLSATAGAYVGISIASVFATNRLLFWGLVIVEFALLFGLMAAKRKEGLNLILLFGFTFVSGLTLTPLLSAILSMPSGASIVAQAFALTTVAFGALSIFAMNSKRDFTAMGKMLFITLIVIIVAGIINIFMQSPIFQIVIASIGAILFSAYILYDTQNIVRGNYETPIEGAVALYLDFVNLFTSLLQILGIFGRDE, encoded by the coding sequence ATGAGTTTATACGATAGAAACTACGCTAATGAAAACTCAAGGGAAAACGAGCGCGAAGTAGCGTATCCGCAAAGCTCGTTAAGCACTTTTATCAAACAAACATATCAGCTTTTCGCAGCTTCGCTTTTATCTGCTACCGCAGGTGCTTACGTAGGCATCAGCATAGCAAGCGTTTTTGCGACTAACAGATTGTTGTTTTGGGGTCTTGTCATAGTGGAATTTGCACTGTTATTTGGGCTAATGGCAGCCAAACGTAAAGAGGGGCTAAATTTAATACTTCTATTTGGCTTCACTTTCGTCAGCGGGCTTACGCTAACTCCGCTACTATCGGCTATCTTATCGATGCCAAGCGGTGCATCCATAGTAGCTCAAGCGTTTGCTCTCACGACAGTCGCATTTGGCGCTCTAAGCATATTTGCGATGAACAGCAAGCGCGATTTTACTGCGATGGGTAAGATGCTCTTCATCACGCTTATCGTGATCATCGTAGCCGGCATCATAAATATTTTTATGCAAAGCCCTATTTTTCAGATAGTTATCGCCAGCATCGGTGCGATCTTGTTTAGCGCATACATACTTTACGATACGCAAAATATCGTTCGTGGCAACTACGAGACTCCTATCGAGGGCGCAGTCGCTTTGTATCTTGACTTTGTAAATCTTTTCACCTCGTTGCTTCAAATTTTAGGAATTTTTGGCAGAGATGAGTGA
- a CDS encoding RDD family protein, giving the protein MPKQKAVIAPVWLRVKAFIIDMFVILMPILYFTTYVVLGSKEKFAASQLSIAVCNAAFGLIMCLFFSISAQTPGYKAQQIYLINLRNGRKIGFLHAILRYVCFIVAGFSIVGLLLCFLRKDRLNLHDILTHSAAVCKKE; this is encoded by the coding sequence ATGCCAAAGCAAAAGGCGGTTATCGCGCCGGTTTGGCTGCGAGTAAAGGCGTTTATAATCGATATGTTCGTCATTTTGATGCCGATTTTGTATTTTACGACCTATGTAGTACTGGGCAGCAAAGAGAAATTTGCCGCCAGCCAGCTCTCTATCGCCGTTTGCAACGCCGCTTTTGGCCTCATAATGTGCTTGTTTTTTAGCATTAGCGCACAGACTCCGGGCTACAAAGCCCAGCAAATTTACCTAATAAATTTACGAAATGGCCGCAAGATAGGCTTTTTACACGCTATTTTACGATATGTCTGTTTTATCGTCGCCGGATTTAGCATCGTAGGGTTGCTGCTATGCTTTTTACGAAAAGATAGGCTAAATTTACACGATATCTTGACACACTCGGCCGCCGTTTGTAAGAAAGAGTGA
- a CDS encoding polysaccharide deacetylase family protein, with protein MMYKSLLILFCSFIFAFGDAHIFVYHRFDDPRYPSTNISTQTLRAQFDFLKAGGYEVVKFSKLVEAVNAGKAIPDSWVVLTVDDGYKSFYDNALSIFKEYDYPFTLMVYVEASARRYKDYMNFDQIKEAEKYGEIGYHSYGHPRMTRLDDESLRQDFVNGVEIFEKHMGYKPKYFAVPYGEYDKRVIELTKEFGFDALLNQNSGAVSDKSDVFDLYRTPVEDGTKIALALNSKFLKAEWIFPKDYPQDNAIDEITIKTDTNASEGKFFMTGFKGFKPVPMQNGVFSYKFAQPINKNKILMSLKIDHQRTTKLLIKDINAK; from the coding sequence ATGATGTATAAATCGCTGCTGATTTTATTTTGCAGCTTTATTTTCGCATTCGGTGATGCGCATATCTTTGTATATCACCGATTCGACGACCCTAGATACCCCAGCACGAACATATCCACTCAGACTTTACGCGCGCAGTTTGATTTTTTAAAGGCGGGCGGTTATGAAGTCGTCAAATTTTCAAAGCTGGTAGAGGCCGTCAATGCAGGTAAAGCTATCCCCGATAGCTGGGTCGTTTTGACGGTCGATGATGGGTATAAGAGCTTTTACGACAACGCTCTTAGCATTTTCAAAGAGTATGACTATCCTTTCACACTGATGGTTTATGTCGAGGCCAGCGCACGAAGATATAAAGACTATATGAATTTCGATCAGATAAAAGAGGCCGAAAAATACGGCGAGATAGGCTACCACTCATACGGCCATCCTCGTATGACGAGACTTGATGACGAGAGTCTTAGGCAGGATTTCGTAAACGGGGTTGAAATTTTTGAAAAGCACATGGGCTATAAGCCAAAGTATTTCGCCGTACCTTACGGAGAATATGATAAACGCGTCATAGAGCTTACAAAGGAATTTGGATTTGACGCGCTGTTAAATCAAAATTCAGGCGCCGTTTCAGATAAAAGCGATGTTTTCGATCTTTACAGGACGCCCGTCGAGGACGGCACGAAGATAGCTCTGGCGCTAAATAGCAAATTTTTAAAGGCCGAGTGGATATTTCCGAAAGATTACCCGCAAGACAACGCGATAGACGAGATAACGATAAAGACCGATACGAACGCGAGCGAGGGGAAATTTTTCATGACCGGCTTTAAGGGCTTTAAGCCCGTGCCTATGCAAAATGGCGTATTCAGCTACAAATTCGCCCAGCCTATCAATAAAAACAAAATTTTGATGTCGCTAAAAATCGATCATCAAAGGACAACAAAACTCTTAATAAAGGACATAAATGCTAAATGA
- a CDS encoding DUF4153 domain-containing protein, protein MSLFRKSLCYLKPTLSSHKIELIAIVLFMLPLSFISMSTLKQDSAFWVFEPLFLVVIFLCRRQRALYICSALVPIIGIAAIKFIDTDGEHYLDKLGFWAANLIALIALISENFSKENQNFVRKALNRIINLAFAFIAAHIFYLAVFSVFGGLDYLFDTDMLREGIFARVYMGAVLGVLPILFLAFETSKTEYEFTKFLELIINFILTPLLLVYTILLYCYIANIAIFSGLPRGGVAYIVLAYLAGGFTLSTINLVLDRQPWAKFFKIFAILAVPAIVLLWIGIEARVGEYGLTVDRIYLIASAAFASVIYVSMLFKPLFSYRAVAVFAILATFVTGFVLDAKTIALNSQKQILFAKFKQLNFLDADGNIRTNIDERELAQLGDELTLRIRDILFYIQSYDSEFANKNKKAIDMFDASIATIYADKNEYFSLSFAPAKLKVGKEAQVYFIGPGFYDSRVDGPVLKFALDNNESVDIDLDEHLKDAFSKNDMNTTKLYDPERLVNIKFDLLVFKEENLDVIFYNMELEFNPQSGYKVTSVRPLGYVRQE, encoded by the coding sequence ATGAGCCTCTTTCGCAAAAGCCTCTGCTATCTCAAGCCTACGTTATCATCACACAAGATCGAGCTCATAGCGATCGTTCTTTTCATGCTGCCGCTTTCGTTCATCAGTATGAGCACACTAAAGCAAGATAGCGCATTTTGGGTATTTGAGCCGCTCTTTTTAGTCGTCATCTTTCTTTGCAGGCGTCAAAGAGCGCTTTATATCTGCTCGGCCTTGGTGCCTATCATCGGTATAGCAGCGATAAAATTTATCGACACGGACGGCGAACACTATCTTGACAAACTGGGATTTTGGGCGGCAAATCTCATCGCGCTCATCGCCTTGATCAGCGAAAATTTCTCCAAAGAAAATCAAAATTTCGTCCGCAAAGCGCTAAATCGCATCATAAATTTAGCCTTCGCCTTCATCGCTGCACATATATTTTATCTTGCCGTATTCTCCGTGTTTGGCGGACTTGACTATCTATTTGACACAGATATGTTAAGAGAGGGGATATTTGCCAGAGTTTACATGGGCGCAGTCCTAGGCGTCTTGCCGATCTTGTTTTTGGCGTTTGAGACCAGCAAGACGGAGTATGAATTTACTAAATTCCTTGAGCTCATCATAAATTTCATCCTGACGCCACTTTTGCTGGTTTATACGATCTTGCTTTACTGCTATATCGCAAATATCGCCATCTTTAGCGGCCTGCCTAGAGGCGGCGTGGCATACATAGTCCTTGCTTATTTGGCTGGCGGCTTTACTTTAAGCACGATAAATTTAGTCCTAGACAGGCAGCCTTGGGCTAAATTCTTTAAAATTTTCGCCATCCTAGCCGTCCCTGCGATAGTGCTTTTATGGATCGGCATAGAGGCCAGAGTCGGCGAATACGGCCTTACGGTCGATAGAATTTACCTGATCGCTTCGGCGGCTTTTGCGAGCGTCATTTATGTATCCATGCTATTTAAGCCGCTCTTTTCATACCGCGCAGTAGCCGTTTTTGCTATCCTAGCGACCTTCGTCACGGGCTTTGTGCTCGATGCAAAAACGATAGCGCTAAATTCGCAAAAGCAAATTTTATTTGCGAAATTCAAGCAACTAAATTTCTTGGATGCCGACGGCAATATCAGGACCAATATCGACGAGCGGGAGCTGGCACAGCTAGGCGATGAGCTGACGTTGCGCATCAGAGATATTTTATTTTACATACAAAGCTACGACAGCGAATTCGCGAACAAAAATAAAAAAGCTATCGATATGTTTGACGCCAGCATAGCCACCATATATGCCGACAAAAACGAATACTTTTCGCTCTCGTTTGCACCGGCAAAGCTGAAAGTCGGCAAAGAAGCGCAGGTGTATTTTATAGGACCCGGATTTTATGATAGTAGAGTCGACGGACCTGTTTTGAAATTTGCCCTGGATAACAACGAAAGCGTAGATATCGATCTTGACGAGCATCTAAAAGATGCCTTTAGCAAAAACGATATGAACACCACGAAACTTTACGACCCCGAGCGGCTCGTAAACATAAAATTCGATCTTTTAGTGTTTAAAGAGGAAAATTTAGATGTAATTTTTTATAATATGGAGCTTGAATTTAACCCGCAAAGCGGCTACAAGGTCACGTCGGTAAGGCCGCTTGGCTATGTGAGGCAAGAGTAG
- a CDS encoding molybdopterin-dependent oxidoreductase yields the protein MSDTSKIQKFDRRAFLKSALATATAASVLGADNSLSKTSDTAQQIKQDKKDTEHSSQWISAACWHNCGGRCVNKVLVKDGVVIRQKTDDTHADSPDYPQQRGCLRGRSQRKQVFSIDRLKYPMKRKHYSPGGGDKNLRGQDEWERISWDEALDLIANELKRVKKEYGNRSILLSAGWNSQIVEMSRTLGIFGGYTEYWNTNSFGSWAMTPGVVGFLQLGVWDQTINDRFDMRNCDTIIMLSMNPARSAMGSASWHYLQAKKAGAKFICIDPIYNDTCALLDAKWLPVRPSTDTALLLGVAHSLITMDDPINHPLIDWEFLNKCTIGFDEDHMPQGEDVKNNFKDYVLGTHDGKPKTAEWASEICGIEPSEIRHLALELGKNNKVAFLCGMASARTKNADNLPQLIMTIGAMTGHMGKSGHMTGSTMHATSGNGGPALVKAGNDGLPAIANPIDDTINANEVWNAIIDGKYNFTGSGSFVSPKQYAKGQIRDIDIRVIYSAAGANLQTSDGMSKGIEAHRKVDLVVAHGQFLTTNAKYADIVLPVITEWEKFGGFLGGNLVHSGNREMIINYSQITQPLFEAKSDQWIAIELGKRLGIDPKEIYPFDEKQQYFNALSTIEVVKDDGKTYEPLVTITPEDIAELGVKGSPQTGRISYKEFKEKGVYQVKRFQGDNYGYIAYENFSKDPTSNPLNTPSGKLEICSLTLANKINQMGYSKISPIPTYINVKDGYVDTFADWDKKVKGEFKYQLISPHYLRRSHSVFDNVKWLQEAWRNPVFISSKDAKENGISENDSVLITSAYGKVLRNAVVTERLMPGVIALPHGAWVDIDEKTGIDMGGADNILAGQYPTGQGVSGFNSVIVKIEKYHSKLIDDINKPARVIFS from the coding sequence ATGTCTGACACATCAAAAATACAGAAATTTGATCGTAGGGCTTTTTTAAAAAGCGCTTTAGCTACGGCCACTGCAGCTTCCGTTCTTGGTGCGGATAACTCGCTAAGTAAGACTAGTGACACAGCGCAACAAATAAAACAAGACAAAAAAGATACCGAGCACTCATCGCAGTGGATATCTGCGGCCTGTTGGCATAACTGCGGCGGCAGATGCGTAAATAAAGTCCTAGTCAAAGACGGCGTAGTCATAAGGCAAAAGACGGACGATACTCACGCAGATAGCCCGGACTATCCACAGCAACGTGGTTGCTTGAGGGGCAGAAGTCAAAGAAAGCAGGTCTTTAGCATCGATAGACTTAAATATCCTATGAAAAGAAAGCATTATAGCCCTGGTGGCGGAGATAAAAATTTACGCGGTCAGGACGAATGGGAGAGAATTTCATGGGATGAGGCGCTAGACCTGATAGCAAACGAGCTAAAAAGAGTAAAAAAAGAATATGGCAACCGCTCTATTTTGCTCTCAGCCGGCTGGAACAGCCAGATCGTCGAGATGTCAAGGACATTGGGGATTTTTGGCGGATATACGGAATATTGGAACACAAATTCCTTTGGCAGCTGGGCGATGACGCCAGGAGTCGTAGGCTTTTTACAGCTTGGAGTTTGGGATCAGACCATCAATGATAGATTTGATATGAGAAATTGCGACACGATCATAATGCTTAGCATGAATCCAGCTAGAAGCGCGATGGGAAGCGCTAGTTGGCATTATTTGCAAGCCAAAAAAGCCGGAGCCAAATTTATATGTATAGATCCTATTTATAACGATACCTGCGCCCTTTTAGACGCCAAATGGCTACCCGTTAGGCCATCAACCGATACGGCTTTACTTCTTGGGGTGGCACACTCTTTGATCACTATGGATGATCCTATAAATCACCCGCTGATAGATTGGGAATTTTTAAATAAATGCACTATCGGTTTTGACGAAGATCATATGCCTCAGGGCGAAGATGTCAAAAATAATTTTAAAGACTATGTCCTAGGCACCCATGATGGCAAGCCAAAAACGGCCGAATGGGCGTCTGAAATTTGTGGTATCGAGCCAAGCGAGATAAGGCATCTTGCATTGGAGCTCGGCAAAAACAACAAAGTAGCGTTTCTGTGCGGCATGGCTTCGGCAAGAACCAAAAACGCTGATAATCTACCTCAACTAATAATGACGATAGGTGCGATGACCGGGCATATGGGTAAATCAGGTCATATGACAGGAAGCACCATGCACGCTACATCAGGCAATGGCGGTCCTGCACTTGTAAAAGCCGGTAACGACGGACTACCCGCGATCGCGAATCCTATAGATGATACAATAAACGCCAATGAGGTATGGAACGCTATAATAGATGGAAAATATAATTTTACCGGAAGCGGTTCCTTCGTTTCCCCTAAGCAATATGCCAAAGGACAGATTAGAGATATCGACATACGCGTCATTTATAGCGCTGCCGGGGCAAATTTACAAACGAGCGACGGGATGAGCAAAGGCATAGAGGCACATAGAAAAGTCGATCTGGTTGTAGCTCACGGGCAGTTTCTCACTACAAATGCCAAATACGCCGATATCGTTTTGCCAGTCATCACCGAATGGGAGAAATTTGGCGGCTTTTTGGGTGGAAATTTAGTCCATAGCGGAAACAGAGAGATGATAATAAACTACTCTCAAATCACGCAACCGCTTTTTGAAGCAAAGTCAGATCAATGGATAGCCATAGAGCTAGGCAAAAGACTTGGCATAGATCCTAAAGAAATTTATCCGTTTGATGAAAAACAGCAGTATTTCAACGCCCTATCGACGATAGAAGTCGTAAAAGATGATGGCAAGACGTATGAGCCGCTAGTTACCATTACGCCTGAAGATATAGCTGAGCTTGGGGTCAAAGGCTCACCGCAAACGGGCAGAATTTCATATAAAGAATTTAAAGAAAAGGGCGTTTATCAGGTAAAGAGGTTTCAAGGAGATAATTACGGCTATATAGCATATGAGAATTTTAGTAAAGATCCTACAAGCAATCCCCTAAATACCCCAAGCGGAAAGTTAGAAATTTGCTCTTTGACACTGGCAAACAAGATCAATCAAATGGGATATAGCAAAATTTCGCCTATACCAACATATATAAATGTAAAAGACGGTTACGTAGACACCTTTGCCGATTGGGACAAAAAGGTAAAAGGAGAATTTAAATATCAGCTCATATCGCCGCACTATCTAAGGCGGTCACACTCGGTATTTGACAATGTAAAATGGCTGCAAGAGGCATGGAGAAATCCCGTATTTATAAGCTCCAAAGACGCAAAGGAAAACGGTATAAGTGAAAATGACAGTGTTTTGATCACGAGTGCTTACGGCAAGGTTTTAAGAAATGCAGTAGTGACCGAGCGTTTGATGCCAGGAGTCATAGCTTTGCCACACGGTGCATGGGTGGATATAGATGAAAAAACAGGCATTGATATGGGCGGAGCCGACAATATCTTAGCCGGTCAGTATCCAACAGGACAAGGCGTGTCAGGCTTTAACTCGGTCATAGTAAAGATCGAGAAGTATCATAGTAAGCTGATCGATGATATCAATAAGCCTGCAAGAGTTATTTTTAGTTAA